Proteins from a genomic interval of Lolium perenne isolate Kyuss_39 chromosome 1, Kyuss_2.0, whole genome shotgun sequence:
- the LOC127343700 gene encoding protein SENSITIVITY TO RED LIGHT REDUCED 1, producing MAAAAAVASPADWTVVRRRGRRRQGDATATASHPESPRPLPLTPVPWSPSDPSLDPARVARLLARARAAISRVEASRLYRRFLLPSSPLRRRLAHLAPARLSLLGVGSFESSPAARLQLALAALLRRDLLPGSATADLFDPVLSAVECAAAAALGFAVPSLDDGGRCRVAEPTLFYMPHCEASLYDALLDANWAQLRRLCVLGNSFRRYALQAEENRSGPAAKAKLVLQAEQLAWEERVDEAGDVDEDDGFARAFNQTSWHFFDVDDHVDQRKEISPEALSFEKLSL from the coding sequence ATGGCAGCGGCCGCCGCCGTCGCGTCGCCCGCCGACTGGACGGTCGTGCGCCGGCGCGGACGCCGCCGCCAGGGAGACGCCACGGCGACCGCCTCCCACCCCGAATCTCCCCGGCCGCTCCCGTTGACCCCGGTCCCCTGGTCGCCCTCCGACCCGTCCCTCGACCCGGCCCGCGTCGCCCGCCTCCTcgcccgcgcccgcgccgccATCTCCCGCGTCGAGGCCTCCCGCCTCTACCGCCGCTTCCTCCTCCCGAGCTCCCCGCTCCGCCGCCGGCTCGCCCACCTCGCCCCCGCCCGCCTCTCCCTCCTCGGCGTCGGCAGCTTCGAGTCCTCCCCCGCCGCGCGCCTCCAGCTCGCGCTCGCCGCCCTCCTCCGCCGCGACCTCCTCCCGGGGTCCGCCACGGCCGACCTCTTCGACCCCGTCCTCTCCGCCGTCgagtgcgccgccgccgccgccctcggcTTCGCCGTCCCGAGCCTCGACGACGGCGGCCGCTGCCGCGTGGCGGAGCCCACGCTCTTCTACATGCCCCACTGCGAGGCCTCGCTCTACGACGCGCTCCTCGACGCCAACTGGGCCCAGCTCCGCCGCCTCTGCGTGCTCGGCAACAGCTTCCGGCGCTACGCCCTCCAGGCGGAGGAGAACCGCTCGGGCCCCGCCGCCAAGGCCAAGCTCGTGCTCCAGGCGGAGCAGCTCGCGTGGGAGGAGCGCGTCGACGAGGCCGGGGATGTGGATGAGGACGACGGGTTCGCACGTGCGTTCAACCAGACGAGCTGGCATTTCTTCGACGTGGACGACCATGTCGACCAGAGGAAGGAGATAAGTCCCGAAGCTTTGTCTTTCGAGAAATTGTCACTGTGA